A window of Staphylococcus sp. 17KM0847 contains these coding sequences:
- a CDS encoding ComEA family DNA-binding protein, translating to MSFLDQLQAWYYQNRMVVCIVGVIIMILVALLMFFQHPSANESEDEKQSLVETPSQQSTSTLHQRAADKQQPFPIIVDIKGAVKRPNTYKMMSDDRVKQLLDRAIPLPSADLSQINLAEKLIDQKMIRIPAKGEQNSINATVTTATSPSSTNTTTEPINLNIAQLSDLTTVPGIGPAKAAAILTYRDEKGQFQSVEELKEVKGIGDKTYENLKSYFTV from the coding sequence ATGTCATTTTTAGATCAATTACAAGCGTGGTATTATCAAAATCGTATGGTTGTTTGTATCGTGGGTGTCATTATTATGATATTGGTAGCTTTATTGATGTTTTTTCAGCATCCAAGCGCTAACGAGTCAGAGGATGAAAAACAATCACTTGTTGAAACGCCTTCACAACAATCCACTTCAACATTACACCAGCGAGCAGCAGATAAACAGCAACCTTTTCCGATTATTGTAGATATTAAAGGGGCGGTTAAGCGACCGAACACGTACAAAATGATGTCGGATGATCGTGTGAAACAACTATTAGATAGAGCGATTCCATTACCTTCAGCGGATTTATCGCAAATTAATCTTGCAGAGAAGTTAATAGATCAAAAAATGATTCGTATTCCAGCTAAGGGAGAACAAAATAGTATCAATGCAACGGTAACAACAGCGACATCTCCAAGTAGTACCAATACGACAACTGAGCCGATTAATTTAAACATTGCACAACTGTCAGACTTAACAACTGTACCGGGTATTGGCCCTGCCAAAGCAGCAGCTATATTAACATATAGGGACGAAAAAGGACAATTTCAATCCGTAGAAGAACTAAAAGAAGTGAAAGGTATTGGAGATAAAACGTATGAAAATTTAAAAAGTTATTTTACAGTGTAA
- the rpsT gene encoding 30S ribosomal protein S20: MPNIKSAIKRVKTTQVAENQNISQKNDMRSAVKSAKKAIETNADNKQELVSKAIKRIDKAAQKNLIHSNKADRMKSKLMSAK; encoded by the coding sequence ATGCCAAATATCAAATCTGCTATTAAACGTGTAAAAACAACTCAAGTAGCTGAGAACCAAAACATTTCTCAAAAAAATGACATGCGTTCAGCAGTGAAAAGTGCTAAAAAAGCAATTGAAACTAATGCTGATAATAAACAAGAATTAGTAAGCAAAGCAATCAAACGTATTGATAAAGCTGCGCAAAAGAACTTAATTCATTCTAACAAAGCTGATAGAATGAAATCAAAATTAATGTCAGCAAAATAA
- the hemW gene encoding radical SAM family heme chaperone HemW, translating to MIKSAYIHIPFCVKICTYCDFNKYFIQNQPVDDYLSCLIEEMSWVGKRELETLFVGGGTPTALSVKQLERLLIAINDQFDIHGEYTFEANPDELTEEKVALLKRYGVNRLSLGVQTFDQKLLETLGRSHKREDIFKAVENARKYEIKSISLDLMYHLPGQTMAQLDNSLTEALSLHVDHISSYGLILEKQTQFYNLYQKGQLQLPDEDIGADMYNFMVQKLEQHGMHQYEISNFAKIGHASEHNKVYWRNEEYFGFGAGASGYVNGVRYTNINPVNHYIDKVTHSTPPILTETTPSLEERIEEEMFLGLRMNQGVDKERFAVKFGCVLDDYYKEEIDQLVQRHLITNSPTHIALTSKGRVMGNSVFEAFIKL from the coding sequence ATGATTAAAAGCGCGTACATACATATTCCTTTTTGTGTAAAGATTTGCACATATTGTGACTTTAATAAATATTTTATACAAAATCAGCCTGTCGATGACTATTTAAGTTGTTTGATTGAGGAGATGTCGTGGGTGGGCAAGAGAGAACTAGAAACACTATTTGTCGGAGGGGGTACACCCACGGCACTGTCTGTAAAACAACTCGAGCGTCTGCTTATTGCTATCAATGATCAATTTGATATTCATGGGGAATACACGTTTGAAGCAAATCCAGATGAATTGACAGAAGAAAAGGTTGCATTGTTAAAACGATACGGTGTAAATCGCTTATCTTTAGGGGTTCAGACATTTGATCAAAAGTTACTAGAAACCTTGGGACGTAGCCATAAACGAGAGGATATTTTTAAAGCTGTTGAGAATGCACGAAAGTATGAAATCAAATCGATCAGCTTAGATTTGATGTATCACCTTCCTGGTCAAACAATGGCGCAGTTGGATAATAGTTTGACAGAAGCATTATCGCTCCATGTCGACCATATTTCGAGTTATGGATTAATTTTGGAAAAGCAGACACAATTTTATAATTTATATCAAAAAGGACAGCTACAACTACCGGATGAAGATATTGGAGCTGATATGTACAATTTCATGGTTCAAAAGTTAGAGCAGCATGGTATGCATCAATATGAAATTTCTAACTTTGCTAAAATAGGTCATGCATCTGAACATAATAAGGTGTACTGGCGTAACGAAGAATATTTTGGTTTTGGTGCTGGTGCAAGTGGCTATGTCAATGGTGTAAGGTATACGAATATTAATCCTGTGAATCATTACATTGATAAAGTCACGCATAGTACACCTCCTATATTGACAGAAACCACACCGAGTTTAGAAGAGCGCATAGAAGAAGAAATGTTTTTAGGATTACGAATGAATCAAGGCGTAGATAAAGAGCGTTTTGCAGTTAAGTTTGGTTGTGTGCTTGATGATTACTACAAAGAAGAAATCGATCAACTTGTTCAAAGACACCTTATTACGAATTCGCCAACGCATATTGCACTGACTTCTAAGGGACGTGTTATGGGTAATTCCGTTTTTGAAGCGTTTATTAAACTTTAG
- the holA gene encoding DNA polymerase III subunit delta — MAQLHVVYGEVPELIEKKSEQLIEGYLVDEPKDDFNFVKYNLYDTEINIILEEAMTLPFFSNKKVVLVQNSYIFTGEKAPKDVQPNTDALLKFIENDKGDCLIIFQVNATKLDERKKIVKALKKHATIKKIEQFTEQEMKKWIQTQLHEQFKDIKQDALDTLIELTGIHYRIVQQELEKIQLFIGDRPTITKSDVQTIVNRSLEQNVFLLTDYIQKGQKDHAIRLMRDLVKLKEEPIKLLALITSNYRLYYQSKILSTKGYSGQQIAQTVGVHPYRVKLALQQARKYHLTQLLSIIDACAETDYKLKSSYMDSVLILELFILSIGQNFKQ; from the coding sequence ATGGCACAATTGCATGTTGTTTATGGAGAAGTCCCAGAACTCATTGAAAAAAAGAGTGAGCAGCTCATTGAAGGTTATTTAGTGGACGAGCCTAAAGATGATTTTAATTTTGTTAAATATAATTTGTATGATACCGAAATAAATATCATCCTTGAAGAAGCAATGACTTTACCTTTTTTCTCGAATAAAAAAGTCGTATTAGTTCAAAACAGCTATATCTTCACTGGAGAAAAAGCACCTAAAGACGTACAGCCTAACACTGATGCATTATTGAAGTTTATTGAAAATGACAAAGGGGATTGTCTTATCATTTTTCAAGTAAATGCTACAAAGTTAGATGAACGGAAAAAGATTGTTAAAGCATTGAAGAAGCATGCAACCATTAAAAAGATAGAGCAGTTTACAGAACAGGAAATGAAAAAATGGATTCAAACGCAACTTCATGAACAATTTAAAGATATTAAACAAGATGCCTTAGATACATTGATTGAGTTAACAGGTATTCATTATCGCATCGTTCAACAAGAGTTGGAGAAGATACAGTTATTTATTGGTGATCGTCCAACAATTACCAAAAGTGACGTCCAAACTATTGTTAATAGAAGTTTAGAACAAAATGTTTTTCTTTTAACAGATTATATCCAAAAAGGGCAAAAAGATCATGCGATTAGATTAATGAGGGATTTAGTTAAACTTAAAGAGGAACCGATTAAGTTGCTTGCTTTAATTACAAGTAATTATCGCTTGTATTACCAAAGTAAAATATTGAGCACTAAAGGATATTCGGGTCAGCAAATTGCTCAGACAGTAGGTGTACATCCTTATCGTGTGAAGCTCGCATTACAACAAGCACGTAAATATCATCTTACACAATTGCTTTCTATCATAGATGCATGTGCTGAAACGGATTATAAATTAAAATCTTCATACATGGATAGTGTATTAATTCTTGAACTTTTTATATTGAGTATAGGACAAAACTTTAAACAATAA
- the lepA gene encoding translation elongation factor 4 — MNNSERLNRRKNIRNFSIIAHIDHGKSTLADRILENTKSVESREMQAQLLDSMDLERERGITIKLNAVRLKYEAKDGETYTFHLIDTPGHVDFTYEVSRSLAACEGAILVVDAAQGIEAQTLANVYLALDNDLELIPVINKIDLPAAEPERVKQEVEDVIGLDQDDAVLASAKSNIGIEEILEKIVEIVPAPDGDPAAPLKALIFDSEYDPYRGVISSIRVVDGVVKPGDRIQMMATGKTFEVTEVGINTPKQLPVDELTVGDVGYIIASIKNVDDSRVGDTITHASHPATEPLKGYKKMNPMVYCGLFPIDNKDYNDLREALEKLQLNDASLEFEPESSKALGFGYRTGFLGMLHMEIIQERIEREFGIELIATAPSVIYTVILRNGESIQVDNPAQMPERDQIEKVFEPYVRATMMVPNDYVGAVMELCQRKRGQFITMDYLDDIRVNIVYELPLSEVVFDFFDQLKSNTKGYASFDYEFIENKESNLVKMDILLNGDKVDALSFIVHRDFAYDRGKALVEKLKTLIPRQQFEVPVQAAVGHKIVARTNIKSMGKNVLSKCYGGDISRKRKLLEKQKAGKAKMKAVGNVEIPQDAFLAVLKMDEE, encoded by the coding sequence ATGAATAATAGTGAGCGTTTAAATAGACGAAAAAATATTAGAAACTTTTCGATTATCGCACATATCGATCATGGTAAATCGACATTAGCGGATCGAATTTTAGAAAATACTAAATCAGTAGAATCTCGCGAAATGCAAGCACAATTGCTAGATTCTATGGATTTAGAACGTGAGCGAGGCATTACGATTAAGTTAAATGCTGTACGCTTGAAATATGAAGCCAAAGATGGAGAAACTTATACTTTTCACTTGATTGATACGCCGGGACATGTCGACTTTACATATGAAGTCTCTCGTTCGCTAGCCGCTTGTGAAGGTGCGATTTTAGTTGTAGATGCTGCACAAGGTATTGAAGCTCAAACATTAGCTAACGTATATTTAGCACTGGATAATGATCTGGAACTGATCCCAGTTATTAATAAAATTGACTTGCCAGCCGCAGAACCAGAACGTGTGAAACAAGAAGTAGAAGATGTTATTGGTTTAGACCAGGATGATGCTGTACTTGCGAGTGCAAAATCTAATATCGGTATTGAAGAAATACTAGAAAAAATTGTCGAAATAGTACCTGCTCCAGATGGCGATCCTGCTGCCCCACTTAAAGCACTTATTTTTGACTCGGAATATGATCCCTATCGCGGTGTCATTTCATCCATTCGTGTTGTAGATGGTGTTGTAAAACCGGGAGATCGCATTCAAATGATGGCAACTGGAAAAACATTCGAGGTCACAGAAGTAGGGATTAACACACCTAAACAGCTACCAGTAGATGAATTAACGGTGGGAGATGTAGGCTATATTATTGCAAGTATTAAAAATGTAGATGATTCACGTGTTGGTGATACGATCACGCATGCGAGTCACCCAGCAACAGAGCCGTTAAAAGGTTATAAAAAAATGAATCCAATGGTGTATTGTGGTCTCTTTCCAATTGATAATAAAGATTACAATGACTTGCGTGAAGCGCTTGAAAAGTTACAGCTTAATGATGCTTCACTCGAGTTTGAGCCAGAATCATCAAAGGCATTAGGTTTTGGTTATCGAACTGGATTTTTAGGTATGTTGCATATGGAAATTATTCAAGAACGTATTGAAAGAGAGTTTGGTATCGAATTAATTGCAACAGCACCATCTGTTATTTATACAGTGATTTTAAGAAATGGTGAGTCTATTCAAGTGGATAATCCAGCACAAATGCCAGAGCGAGACCAAATTGAAAAAGTGTTTGAACCTTATGTACGAGCAACGATGATGGTGCCTAATGATTATGTAGGTGCTGTAATGGAACTTTGTCAGCGCAAACGTGGTCAATTTATTACAATGGATTATTTAGATGATATTCGTGTAAACATTGTTTATGAATTGCCATTATCAGAGGTTGTTTTTGATTTCTTTGATCAATTGAAGTCGAATACAAAAGGATATGCTTCTTTTGATTATGAATTTATTGAGAATAAAGAGAGTAACCTTGTTAAAATGGATATTTTATTAAATGGCGATAAGGTCGATGCGTTGAGCTTTATTGTCCATCGTGATTTTGCATATGATAGAGGTAAGGCACTTGTTGAAAAACTTAAAACATTGATTCCTAGACAGCAGTTTGAAGTGCCTGTTCAAGCAGCAGTAGGTCATAAAATTGTTGCACGTACAAACATCAAATCAATGGGTAAAAACGTGTTGTCTAAGTGTTACGGTGGCGACATTAGTCGTAAGCGTAAATTGCTTGAAAAACAAAAAGCAGGTAAAGCTAAGATGAAAGCAGTCGGAAATGTTGAGATTCCACAAGACGCTTTCTTAGCTGTATTAAAAATGGATGAAGAATAA
- the grpE gene encoding nucleotide exchange factor GrpE: protein MTEEKELREEETSKDAETTDIETDTEKTEVESNTEDVVEEVESEESEESTLEQQIETLKSEADAAQEKYLRLYAEFENYKRRIQKEADIQKTYRSQQVLTDIVPTLDNFERALQIEGDDESFVSLKKGVQMVYDSLIKALEENGLERIQTKGEQFDPNYHQAVIQDDNPEFESGAITEELQTGYKLKDRVLRASMVKVNQ from the coding sequence ATGACGGAAGAAAAAGAACTACGTGAAGAAGAAACATCAAAAGATGCTGAGACGACAGACATCGAAACAGATACTGAAAAGACAGAAGTCGAAAGTAATACAGAAGATGTTGTTGAAGAGGTAGAAAGTGAAGAAAGCGAAGAAAGCACACTCGAACAACAAATTGAGACATTAAAATCTGAAGCAGATGCAGCTCAAGAAAAATATTTACGTCTTTACGCAGAATTTGAAAATTATAAACGCCGTATTCAAAAAGAAGCGGATATTCAGAAAACATATCGTTCGCAACAAGTGCTAACAGATATTGTTCCGACATTAGATAATTTTGAAAGAGCTTTACAAATCGAAGGCGATGATGAGTCCTTTGTGTCACTCAAAAAGGGTGTCCAAATGGTTTATGATAGCTTGATAAAAGCACTAGAAGAGAACGGTTTAGAACGTATTCAAACTAAAGGAGAACAGTTTGATCCGAATTATCATCAAGCGGTTATCCAAGATGATAATCCAGAGTTTGAATCTGGTGCAATTACTGAAGAGCTTCAAACAGGTTATAAGTTAAAAGACCGTGTATTGAGAGCTTCTATGGTAAAGGTTAATCAATAG
- the hrcA gene encoding heat-inducible transcriptional repressor HrcA has protein sequence MITQRQISILNAIVEDYVELGQPIGSSTLIKRHNVQVSPATIRNEMKILEEQNLIEKTHSSSGRVPSEEGFRLYANQLLEQPMSHGKYSELNLGALFSAHHFDISSTLDNLAQLFSDQSHYTTLVVGPDHTKSSIIDIHLMKVNANHIIVVLIHQTGYVKHLHLSSSLALDDHTIIKLSNVISENLEAFLKDGNQHHIDAYRLMGFNDIEVAVLLQIYYLIKKHLESATSRIYMGGKDQLIESLNEHTVSSIQPILKYVESDHIAQLIHQMSDSLINIRIGSEIGHNLQGIAIVTSPYTLSNDLQGYVAVVGPAAMRYQNVIQLLNRMK, from the coding sequence ATGATTACTCAAAGGCAAATAAGTATTCTAAATGCAATTGTTGAAGATTATGTTGAGTTAGGCCAGCCAATTGGCTCATCCACACTAATAAAGAGACACAATGTTCAAGTAAGTCCTGCGACAATCAGGAATGAAATGAAAATATTGGAGGAACAAAACCTTATTGAAAAAACACACTCCTCATCTGGAAGAGTTCCGTCTGAAGAAGGTTTTAGACTCTACGCAAATCAATTGTTAGAACAACCGATGAGTCATGGCAAATATAGTGAGCTAAACCTCGGTGCATTGTTTAGTGCGCATCATTTTGATATTTCATCAACACTAGACAATTTAGCACAATTATTTTCTGATCAATCTCATTATACAACGCTGGTCGTAGGACCTGACCACACAAAGTCATCGATTATTGATATCCATCTTATGAAAGTCAATGCAAATCATATTATTGTTGTATTGATTCATCAGACAGGATATGTGAAGCATTTACATCTATCATCAAGTTTAGCATTAGATGATCATACAATTATTAAGTTATCTAATGTTATATCTGAGAACCTTGAAGCGTTTCTTAAAGATGGTAATCAACATCATATCGATGCTTATCGGTTAATGGGATTTAACGACATAGAGGTAGCTGTTTTGCTCCAGATTTATTATTTAATTAAAAAGCACCTTGAGTCAGCAACGTCGCGCATTTATATGGGTGGCAAAGATCAGCTGATTGAAAGCTTAAATGAGCATACAGTTTCATCTATTCAACCCATATTGAAATATGTTGAATCTGATCATATTGCACAATTGATTCATCAAATGTCAGATTCACTGATAAATATACGCATTGGTTCGGAAATAGGGCATAATTTACAAGGGATTGCTATTGTAACAAGTCCCTATACACTTTCGAATGATTTACAAGGCTATGTTGCGGTCGTTGGTCCAGCAGCAATGCGCTATCAAAATGTGATACAATTGCTCAATCGAATGAAGTAA
- a CDS encoding ComE operon protein 2: MERIQWDEYFMAQSHLLALRSTCKRLSVGATIIKDNRIIAGGYNGSVAGEVHCTDEQCLLEDGHCIRTIHAEMNALLQCAKQGVSTDGATIYVTHFPCVNCTKSIIQAGIKTIYYARDYHNHAYAIKLLDQSGVKYERVPFDPQRIANYILDTQ, encoded by the coding sequence ATGGAAAGAATTCAATGGGATGAGTATTTTATGGCACAATCGCATTTGTTGGCATTGCGTTCTACTTGTAAACGTTTGTCAGTAGGGGCGACAATCATCAAAGACAATCGTATTATTGCCGGAGGATATAATGGTTCCGTTGCAGGAGAAGTACATTGTACAGATGAGCAATGCTTGTTAGAAGATGGGCATTGTATTCGTACGATTCATGCTGAGATGAATGCACTATTACAATGTGCCAAACAAGGGGTGTCGACAGATGGTGCAACAATTTATGTAACGCATTTTCCTTGTGTGAACTGTACGAAATCAATTATTCAAGCAGGTATTAAGACGATTTATTACGCCCGAGATTATCATAATCATGCTTACGCCATTAAATTATTAGATCAATCAGGTGTTAAGTATGAGCGGGTACCATTTGACCCACAACGTATCGCGAATTATATTTTGGATACACAATGA
- a CDS encoding DNA internalization-related competence protein ComEC/Rec2, translating to MIHPYVGHHTLSTISTKQRTHLHFDTLPVITGQQMIANASVNGERYRFTLYNVGDTIRALDAAFWSTHVCEVEATLKPPQQIGQTGYISVNTMDISQCKPYKTTSLHLHIQQIRNKIIENIRNEQLPGSQYIIAVSTGFTDFISQAEKQQFRDLGISHLLAVSGTHVGILTALFYRIGKRLPLPIFITQMLLLLILPCFLIFSGATPSAERSVIMAMLAILLSSYIKIVGLHILCLSYILISVYQPELHFHIGFQFSFSICFLLILLQQTYMKQHLGIRLFLSSFVALLGTLPISYQHFNEIQWLSVLTNFFFIPLYSLCIIPMSFLTVMIAWISPSLLSLFNYPFSLFFQIQSKLIALFYPLTQWKMIIADLGEIGYVLIIVFVVICCFLLSKRKFKICLIMVSLLMIVNHVCYPEYQNRMTVIDVGQGDATLFETATGETLMIDTGGEREESQYKHRTSITDAKTYPLLKKRGIRCIDYLVITHPHADHIGELPNLANKLKIRNIMINPNRFDEYYFKVVKNVCESEGAKLISYLDQQYLKLGDFQFSFLNTDIDLSDDLNEHSIITSVQIKQYHLLLMGDATIANEDKLIENYTLPKVDILKVGHHGSKTSSSEKFLDTIHPDIALISAGKSNLYRLPSPIIIDRLQERHIQTYNTADHHHIVVHFDKTYKLYRE from the coding sequence ATGATACATCCATATGTAGGACATCATACATTATCGACAATATCAACGAAACAACGGACACACTTACATTTTGATACCTTACCAGTAATAACAGGGCAGCAAATGATAGCAAATGCAAGTGTGAATGGTGAACGTTATCGATTTACACTATATAATGTAGGGGATACAATTAGAGCTTTAGATGCTGCCTTCTGGTCTACGCATGTATGCGAAGTTGAAGCGACTTTGAAACCTCCTCAACAAATTGGACAAACAGGTTATATCAGTGTAAATACGATGGATATTTCGCAATGCAAACCTTACAAGACAACATCGCTACATCTGCATATTCAGCAAATTCGTAATAAAATCATTGAGAATATTAGAAATGAGCAGTTACCGGGAAGCCAGTATATTATTGCTGTATCCACTGGTTTTACAGATTTTATATCGCAGGCGGAAAAACAACAATTTAGAGATTTGGGTATTTCGCATTTATTAGCTGTCAGTGGCACACATGTCGGTATTTTGACTGCATTGTTTTATAGGATAGGGAAAAGACTCCCTCTTCCTATTTTTATTACTCAAATGCTTCTTCTTTTGATATTACCTTGTTTTCTAATCTTTTCAGGTGCTACTCCAAGTGCAGAACGCTCCGTCATTATGGCGATGCTCGCTATTTTATTATCAAGTTATATAAAGATTGTAGGATTACATATTTTATGTTTATCTTATATACTTATTTCCGTTTATCAGCCTGAACTCCATTTTCATATTGGATTTCAATTTTCATTTTCTATCTGTTTTTTACTTATCTTATTACAACAAACTTATATGAAACAACATTTAGGGATACGTTTATTTTTATCGAGTTTTGTTGCTTTACTAGGGACGCTTCCTATAAGTTATCAGCACTTTAACGAGATACAATGGTTAAGCGTATTGACCAACTTCTTTTTTATTCCGCTGTATAGTCTTTGTATTATACCTATGTCTTTTTTAACTGTAATGATTGCATGGATAAGTCCTTCGCTATTATCTCTTTTTAATTACCCATTCTCACTCTTTTTTCAAATACAATCAAAGTTGATCGCACTTTTTTATCCTTTGACCCAATGGAAGATGATTATAGCAGATTTAGGTGAAATCGGTTATGTACTTATTATTGTATTTGTTGTGATATGTTGCTTTTTATTGTCTAAAAGAAAGTTTAAAATATGTCTGATTATGGTCAGTTTATTGATGATCGTAAATCATGTGTGTTATCCGGAATATCAAAATAGGATGACTGTAATAGATGTTGGACAAGGAGATGCAACATTATTTGAAACGGCCACAGGTGAAACTTTGATGATAGATACTGGAGGAGAAAGGGAAGAAAGTCAATATAAACATCGTACATCTATTACGGATGCTAAAACATATCCATTATTAAAAAAGAGAGGGATTCGATGCATTGATTATTTAGTTATTACACACCCACACGCAGATCATATTGGAGAACTTCCTAATTTAGCAAATAAGTTAAAAATCCGTAATATTATGATTAATCCTAATCGTTTTGATGAATACTATTTTAAAGTGGTAAAGAATGTGTGTGAAAGTGAAGGCGCAAAGCTGATATCATATTTAGACCAACAATATTTGAAGTTAGGCGATTTTCAATTTTCTTTTTTAAATACAGACATTGATTTGAGTGATGACTTAAATGAACATTCAATTATAACGTCCGTACAAATTAAACAATACCATCTTTTATTAATGGGGGATGCAACAATAGCAAACGAAGATAAGTTAATTGAAAATTACACATTGCCTAAAGTAGATATTTTAAAAGTCGGTCACCATGGAAGTAAAACAAGTAGTTCAGAAAAGTTTTTAGATACGATACATCCTGATATTGCATTGATTTCCGCTGGGAAGTCTAATTTATATCGCCTTCCAAGCCCTATCATTATAGATCGATTGCAAGAACGTCATATTCAAACCTATAATACAGCAGATCATCATCATATTGTTGTACATTTTGATAAAACGTATAAATTATATCGGGAATGA
- a CDS encoding class I SAM-dependent methyltransferase, with protein sequence MSYQTLSHFYDQLTDDQPYEQWQNIIQHFLPTSRAKRVLDIGCGTGTLTTMYTAFADDIYGMDLSEDMIHLAQQKSSDVTWCIGDMTDFNLPTTFDLITIFCDSLNYVTDEADVLATFNHVYHHLNRDGILMFDVHTVHKMLAQFNGAVYLDDREHLTLIWQTEPGDLPYSVWHDLTFFVNHEGTDDYRRYDETQFQRTLDKEIYTQMLQSIGFRNITTFYDFEPQCQSEESDRLFFIATK encoded by the coding sequence ATGTCATATCAAACATTAAGCCACTTTTACGATCAATTAACAGATGATCAACCCTATGAACAATGGCAAAATATAATACAGCATTTTTTACCCACTTCTCGTGCTAAGCGAGTACTTGATATAGGTTGTGGAACAGGGACGTTAACGACAATGTACACTGCTTTTGCAGATGATATTTATGGTATGGATTTGAGTGAAGACATGATTCATCTTGCACAACAAAAATCAAGTGATGTGACATGGTGTATAGGAGATATGACTGATTTTAATTTACCAACAACATTTGATTTGATTACTATTTTTTGTGATTCACTCAATTATGTCACAGATGAGGCAGATGTGTTAGCTACTTTTAATCATGTATACCATCATTTAAATCGTGATGGTATACTCATGTTTGATGTGCATACCGTTCATAAGATGCTCGCTCAATTTAATGGAGCCGTTTACTTGGATGATAGAGAACATCTGACATTGATTTGGCAGACAGAGCCGGGTGATTTGCCATATAGTGTCTGGCATGATTTAACTTTTTTTGTTAATCATGAGGGAACAGATGATTATCGGCGTTATGATGAGACGCAATTTCAGCGTACACTTGACAAAGAAATTTACACACAAATGTTACAGTCTATCGGTTTTAGAAATATCACAACTTTTTATGACTTTGAACCACAATGTCAAAGCGAAGAAAGTGACCGTTTATTTTTTATCGCAACTAAATAA